In Gossypium arboreum isolate Shixiya-1 chromosome 3, ASM2569848v2, whole genome shotgun sequence, the sequence TTGATCCGGGACCATGAGGGAATTTGGATGATTGGCTCCTATAGACATTTTCCTAAGGCAATTTGTGTTGAGGTTCAAGTTTGAGCCCTTAAAGATGGATTTAGTTTAGCATTAGATCTTAatgttacatatattgatattggagttGTTGCTATTATTATTATCCATTTTATGTCTAGTATGAATAATTTTAATCCTTTGCTATGTCCATTAATCGATGAATACAGGATGCTCCTTGTTAATATGACTTCTAAGAGCCTCAGACATGTTTTTCGAGGAGGAATAGATGTGCGAATACACTTGCCTATTTGAGGAGTAATGTTCGGCCTTCCTCTCAATCGGATGTGCTATCTCCTAATGAATTCTTTTGTATTTGTAACTCCCCTTCTCCACTTTCCCCTTTATTGCTTGCAAATGCTAGGGGCGAAACTGTGTCTCGAACAGTTCACTGAGTTTTGTTAATGCTATCCTGTCAcctttttgacaaaaaaaaaaaaagcatggcCATATAAAAGTGACCAAGCTTTCAATTATTGACACGGAaaaagcttcttttttttttattttaataccaGCATTTATCCTAATCTCATTGCATTTTATGAACTATAAGTAGCATGACTATCGCCCTTATTGACACAGTCGAGTACGATGATGCTGGTCTCATGGCCAAGTTTATACTCTAATCATCCTTGACATTTCAAATGACCGAATCAATTTATATTTAAGCCTGCAAGCTAAGAGCAAACTGTAGGATCTAATATGGTCAAATGGGAAAACAGAGTAAATAGGCAAAGACCATGATTAGTTTCCACACTGAAATACATGATAATTACTTGGGAAGTAGTTTTCCAAGCGGAAAATGCAAATTAGACACTGGACTCGATGGCAATGATGAACTAAAAACATTTGCATCTTGCACGCTTGTTTTATCCTAAAACACGACAATCTAAAACTAGTATCACGTTAAATATAAGAATATGATAGACTAGACTGAATACAATGGGAGTATGGAAACTGATTGCCTTTATTATCTAATATCATTATTAAGTTTCACATTTAGCAGAGCAATGTTCAAGGATGTTGACGCTTTCCTGCAGATGCACTGCCAGCACCATTGCCAGGTATTGGCACCTCAAACCCAGGGTTTGGAACAAACGTGTCGTCTCCACCTGGAATATAGCCAGATCCACCATCTGTTGAGCCACCAATGCGGCCGCAATATGGATTTTTGGGTTCAAGGCCTGGAATGAGCACGCTGCTATCATGTCCAATCAGCCACTCGGGATGCTTCGCTTGATTAGCATTCTCTGGGTTTCTTGGGATGTTACGTGTTGCAACTGCCTGCCTACCAATAGCAAGAAGAATGCTGACGACGAAAACTTGAGCAAGAAGAAAGGAAGTAATTTTTGAAGCCATTATCAGACGAGTATTAAGGTTTTTGAGAGTTAATAGTGAAGAGATAGGGTTGGACGTCCTTGGATGGTTGAAAGAGAAGAAAATAGCGCTTCTTATAGGTGAGGTTTAACGGAGTTGGTCGATCATTTGGCGGCGagttaaaaaaaagaaagaaaaagagggtTCCATTGTGAAAAAGCCATTGAAAGGTGTTGCAAAAGCAGAAGCTAGAAGATAATTGCAAGGTTAGGTTGGCTAGGGTTGTCGGGTTGGCTGAGATTTTGCGGTGAGTTATGATATTTTCCGGTTATTATCATTTCTTAGTGCACTCCATCATCCCATTTCCTTTGAACCAAAGCATCATCCCCTACAACTTTGCATGGTAGATTAGATATTTAAGAGATTTTGTCATGACCAGAATAGATAAACATTTGAGGTTGCATTCTTACTACACATACGTTCGGAGACGAACATGCAGTTTAGCGGATAATAATACCTACCTAGCCTCTTCCTCCACCACCATTCTCGACAACTTGAAGCTGTTTTGTCGTGTCTTTCCCCAACTGCGGTGCCTTCGTGTAACTTTTATGTACGGTGGCTTACAGATTCTTGTCCACTAATTATGACAAGCCACAATATAATGTTAGAATTAAAGCTGCTGGTGACTTGTTTGTTAAAAGCCACCAACTAACTAAAAAGGAGGCAAATAAAGGATTTAGTGATCAGAATCAAAGAATTTTTAATCCATAATGCTCTTCTGAATATATTTAATGCCTACAAAATGCTGGTGAGATGAATATTCTCTATTGATTTAACTTCTATAATATTATGGAATCAATAAAATATTcgcttttttttatttattctgataaaataaacttttctaaattGCTACttcttattttaaattaaatttcactgcatttttcttttatttttaattaagctATTTTCTATTATAATTAAGctttttctttttataactacAAGTGTCTTTTATCTGTTTTACtatctaaaattattattatttaagtcaAAATAAGTAGTATTCAAgtaaaattttaattctcaataTTCTAAGAAAAGGAAAATAACAAGAAATCTTAAACTCTACACAAATTCGAGTCCAATTCTCAAATATTAACTAAAACTAGGATCCAAATTGATAATCGCAAATAATATCAACTTCACTTATCTTCGTTTTTTATTAATGAAATAACAACGCTGGAAGACAAAGGATCGCAGTCTGTATGTGTAGCCAAAATATTCAAACAACCAAAAAGGGGACGAAGGGATATTCATTTGGTTACAACTGCGAAATAAAATATCCACAACATCAAAGAGTTCTCCTTTGTCAATCAACAGGAATTCCTACATAGCATGACAATGTTTTTATGCCATTAAGAACATGTGACTTTGGGAAACAAAAGTCAACAGAACAGAATGCTTAAAGCAAGTATTTATACGAGCCTCTACTTTCAAACTCATAATCACAATCTTCTGTCAATGTGGTCATATACTTTGAGTAATCTTTTAAATATTCTCTCTGCAACTTCTCGGAAAATTTGGTGGAAACGTTGCCTCTATACCtaaagcaaataaacaattcGCATTAACAATGAAAATAGCTTACCATACCTGAATCTAATATAACTTGAAAACTTTAAACAAATCAATTGAAACTATTCATAAACAATGTTTAAAATGAACATCAATTTCGTATAGGTCGACAAGCATCCTGGGAATGAAAGCTACCTACCACACGTTTCGGTTAAAATGAACATTAATTTTAGATATCTCAATCTCTATGGAATTGATTCTACTCCTTATACTATTGTTTTACATTCTATTTAGGTGCAAGAATTTATATTTAGTAGATTCGACACCTATTAATGTACGACAATTGGCCATGAAaatctcgttgatttcatttggaTCGAgccaaactttttcttttccacaCTTTAAAACACTCGTCGAGAGCCATTTATGTAGCTAAGCAAAACCATCTCTCTCCCTCCTTAACCCTAGGGTTTCAAGGGTGGCATGGAGAAAAAATGGATtaaggaagaagaagatgaatagTGGTGGGactaaaaaatagtaaaaaatgaTGATATGGCGTGCACAATCCGCTGTTGTTAGGGAATTTAACACTCGGGTAACTAAAATGAAAGTATTGTAAAAGTTAGGTGACAACTGAATAGTTTTTAGTAGTTCactcaatatatatatttgaataatcTTTTTAGACATTCTGATCATATTTACTTTTTAGAACTATTGATCATCTCTCCCAaactcataaataggagaataatgtgTTTAGTGCACTCGAACTCACGTCTTCCTATATTGACAATAATACCCATGTCAATCGAACTAAAACTTAATTGATCATTGTACTCTATTTACACTATTATcatacttttaaatattttttcttcACATTAATATTAGTTTATCTAACGAATTTATAGTTTTGCTAATTAACTTTTCATTTACTgtttgataaataaattttactattattctgtaaattttgattaattttaacattatttatatataaaagataatcatattttaacatttttcttTATTATATATCGTAAATATTTTCCCACATgatgttttaaaacaaatttaaataatacacaattacaagtatatatataagtaaaattataaataatacatATCCGATCAATAATTAAAATCAACTCaatacaaaatataataaaacaaaaatcaaatataTGTAGACTTTGATCAAAATATATCAACTAAAAAGAACATgattaactaaaattaaaatatatttaaacttgaattaaaataaatctaATTACAATCTGAAACTGAATCCATACATCATATTATACATGATAAAACTTCAACTGGCGGCCAAAACATCATTGGCTAATCTAATAATACTAAACTAAACATTAGTATACCGCTTTGCTCACAAGCTAAGTGTGTCGAATGTAATTTTCGCATCATAAATTATATAgatattcatttaattattattatttttattttaagtacttaaaataaaaaattataattgaatACTCACGTTACATAGTTTGATTATTTTAGTCATTCTAGCTAAAATTACAAATGGCAAATTGATGTAGCAGTCAAAAGAAtcgatataataacaaatttagccctaaATTTTTACATATCCTATCAACTTAATCatagttttaaaaattaacctCAAAGTTTAAATGATTTCAATTTGATTCTGATctgaaaaattaaaatagatttattaaaaatataataataattttaaattttatataaatatcaaataaaataaaaatctccCCTACCCTAGATAACGGAGTTgggagattttattttattaaatattaatataattatatttatttaatattaatattaatataaaatttaaatttattattatatttttaaaatacttattattatatatttcttttaatttttagaattaggattaaACTGAGGTTATTTGTAAACTTTGAAAGTTGAATTTTAGAATTataactaaattaatataatatgtaaaagaaaatatcaaggttaaatttgttattataccaaatTTTAATTGCCACATTAACTTATCATTTATGATTTTAGCCAGACTaatcaaaatgattaaattatgtaataagcgtttcaattgtaaaatttttattttaagtgcttaaaataaaaaattttaataattaaatgactatcTATTAATCTACTCTGTTTTAATAACTAGAAATCAATACGTGTGATCATAACAGttgcaattttataaaaaaacaaCAATCAAACAGTCTCATGACTTTGGCCTTTCCCCCTCGGGATTCAGTGTGCTCAGAATTGCAGAACCAATGAGCCATCGTCAATTGAAAGCAATAACTTTAGAGTCAGATGGCTGATATTACTATACTCATTAATGGTTGTACAtagatattatattaatttagtgtCTTGATGAGAGAGATGAGGAGGACACCTAACTTAACCAATAGTTGTTGTACCAAAAAGAAGTTTGTACCCTGCATGTGATGATAATTTTGTTAGATCAGCTCACCAGCCCCTTGGTTGAGAAATTTCTTTAATTATAGCAGAAATGTACAACAAAATAGGCACCATTTCACTAGGACTTTCTTTTCCTTGGATATTACAGCAAAACAGTTCAGTTTCTTTTCTAGACAATACCCAAAAGTTAAGGGTTTGGTCTTTCCTCGGAAAATCTTGGAAGCTGGACAAGTGAGTTCACTCGTGTCACACCTTCCAGACCTGACCAGTTTTGATCCTCTGTCGAGACTGCATCCACATTTCCTTCAAACTCTGCTGCTAATCTCCCGTAACTGTCACTTTCTTCAGATGACCTAACCGTGAAATTCCTCGGCAAGTATAGCTCCGACTTCTGCCCATCATCAGTTTCTATTGCATTACCTGAATGATTACTTTGAACGGTTGCAGATGATAACCCCTGTTCCTCGTAATCAGATTCGGTGTCCATTTTCCCATCCAAAAATAAGCAAACCACCGCACAATCATCCATTTTTGAAGTAGGATACTTTAGTTTCCATTCGCGCGCAGCTGAGTCCACCAAAATCCTGGCAGCGGATGACCGGGTAGGAGCCAAGGATACAATCTCAACCACCTCTTCGTTGCTCAATACATCCCAAACCTATAATAAACAATAGTCCCTAAAGTGTTCTGGAAAATGTGGAAACCAAATTCACTTATAaagaataaatggaaaatttaaGGTGAACGAATTACCCCATCTGAGGCAAGAACAATGAATTGATCTCTCTCCGTAAGAAGCCGGTGGGAAAATTCAGGTATAGAGATAACGCCATATTCCTTCAAACAAAAATCCCCAAAAGCTCGAGCCATTGCTAGCCCAGGGGCATCATCAAATGGCAACCATACTCTCGGTACTTCGGGTTCATCTTGCAATGCGAAGACCCTACCTTTGCACTTTTTGATCCTTTCAGCTTCCCCTGAGGCATGtaaatttagtatttagtatattACATCCGATTAAGCACGCCCACAAGGGGAAAAAGGATATGATTTGAGATCAAATGTACTTGGTAAATCAGGCTTCAGATCAACTGTCAATTGGATTGCTACCATTGAACCATTGCTATCCTTCGATCCCATAACCGCTCGAGAATCCCCGATATATCCCATGAAAAGGTTGTTGCCCTAAAAATAGTGAAGTCAACCCACATGGATTAGatggaaaatagaaaagttgaagGTGAGGCGAAGAAACCAGTGATTCTCTCATACCTGTTTCACTATAGTGACAGCAGTGCTACCACTACAGAAGCAGTCCAAATTAGGATGGGATCTCAACTCTTTATCCATGGCTTTGTATGACTTCATGAATGTTTCCTTCCACAAACAATTTAATCTGTCCTCAGGAGAGCCATCCGATTTCTTCAAATCCCCCTTCAAACATGCTCCTCCGGACCCATTTTGCCTCGAGTGATATGAATGCATGGAGGATAGCAATTTAAGGGGCAGGGCATCTCGCACTTTGCAAGCAACGAGATGACCTTGTGGACCATGGCCATCAAATACACCACAAAAGGTCACATCTTCAGACATGAAATCCTACACGAATTTTAACCTCATCAGTCACATTGAGCATTTAAAGGGAACTTAGAATCAAAGGAAGTAAGGAACTCAAATTCAAAGTAACATCTAAAACTTACTTCCCATACAATCATGGCATCCTGGTTGATTCCCTTTCGACCCTGCTGAGTGAATATGCAAGAAGTTCGGCTCTTCCCATTTGTGAAAATCCTGTTGGGTACTGAGGGTAAATTCTGCAGCGTAATAACATGATCAGAGAACGTTCTCTTAGTTCTCTGTGTCCCACAAAATCCAATCTCGAAACACAAAGGAGAAACTGCCTCCCCACGGCTCCCGGAACTGCAAGTACTCCGACTACTAGTGGAAACACAACACCCCATTTCATCAGCTCCACAAACAAAACATCCGATTAAGTTAAAAAGCACAATGTTCCTCCTTGAGCCAGAAGAGATCTCAGGTATGTAGTTGCTGGAATGGTCAACGAAACCAAAGATTCCCACACATCAGGCCAGTTTACACCTCAAGGTATAGTTTAATATTCTTTAAAACTTGGTCAAATATATGATCCATTGAAGGTCTCGTATATAGAAAACAAAACCAGCTGATAAAATCAAGAAGACATTTAGTTAATTGATTTATTAAATCCATGGTTCCGGTAATGGCTGCATGTAAAATAAATCAAAAAAAGCAAATTGAAGATAATGCATATATAATAATCTTCCATGTGACACCAGAATAGAGTATGCTTAAAGTCTGTCCAAATAGTTCCTTATTCAAATTAATCCAAAGACTAAAAAGGAAAAAGACAGAAAAGTAGTAAAACAAGGAACATAGAAACCATCAAACAAGAAAACGATGTCTTTCTTTTGAAACAATGAAAGCAAACCATGGAATTCTTCTCTCTTGTATCATTTTCAAATCACAATGAAAATTGAGAACCCTTTTATATTTTCAAACAAAGAAGAAGAACAAACACCAAGATCTCACCTAAAGGAAACCTTCCACTCTCAGAGGCCTATGTATGCTTGGAGAAAACGACTAGCATCGCTGGAGTGAGAGATCGAGgagaaaacaaaatgaaaaagcaTTAAAATTGAAGAACATTCTTGATGCTTTACCTTCTCTTCTCATGAAGAGAACTCTAAAGCGAGATCAAAACGAAGACTATAGAGTTAGCTGAGAAAAGGTATTAATGGAAAATGCTAAGCAGGCGAAAACCCAAAAAGATAAAGTTCAAATTTTTAAGAGAGAGAGAAAGGGAAGAACATGGTTCAAATTTTGAGTTGTGAGTTGGGGGAAAAACGATAAGAGGAAGATAAAGCAAAAAccggaaaagaaaaaaaaaagcagaaAAAGACGATACAAAAGAATGATTTTGTTAAGagaacaaaaaaaagagaatagTAGAAATCAAAGTTAAACATAAATAAGAAAACAGGAAACTCAAATTCACTGTTTTGTTGACTccaaaataagataaaaaaatgaaatgaaatgaaatggaagaaaaaaaaaaacaaaacaaaacactaACAATGTAGAGCTAAAAGAAGAGTTGAAAGTTGAAAGTTCCACTCAATGACATTCAAAACTAAAGCAGAAAAAGAAAACCCATTTTTATTTTATAGAAAACAGATTAAACAAAGACCTTGCACGCTTGTCATAAGGAAGAAGCTTCATGCATGGGTAACATTATAGTTCAGCTAAAATTAAGGATCCAAAAAGAACCCAGAAAGAAAGAAGTTGGAGGAAATTCAGTGAATGGTTaagcaaaaagaaagaaaatacctCAGTTGTTTGCGGAGCAGAGGGGCGAAGGGTGCATTGATTAATTGCAAAAGCAGAGGCAAATAAGAGAAAGGTCCTTTGTTGAAGCCTGAAGGCAGTAGTGAGCAAAGAAGAGTTCTTTATGAACTTTCAATTCCCTGTTTTTAGTTTGGGTGTCATTGTCTCGGGCTTCGACTTGGTTAATGGTTAGGGGAGAGGTGAAATTTCGAACTAAGATACCAGGGCAGGGCAGGGGaaatgtgaaaaaataaaatgggAAAGGGCAATAAGATGGGGAGTGGATGGGCGGGCCGGTAGCACCCACTTGACTACATGAGAGAGCTCAGGCACTTTATTTGCTTTACGACGTGGGTTGGGGGCTGGATGGGACGGCCAACTTTGGGGTGTCGGGTTTCACTTGAATTTGGTTATTTCTATTTAGAAAATTATACTCTTTAACGATTTTAAAATTGGATTGGTGTTCACGGTTTATtcattataaaaaaattcaattcaattgatataattaattttaatttaatttaattggtcCATATCGATTAACTTATTTATTCGAATAAATATATTCATcagttaaattaaaataattatgattatataagtatttaaatgatttttaaaatttttagttaagtatttgtaaattttaaaattaaatttaaaaattatgatcTATTTCGaggtaaattaaatattattaattatttaaatatagtAATAATTTTTAGGTAAGGTATGAAagcttatttaaatttttaaaaatatataattgttgacatatgaatttggtaaataagtctattttggtatatgaatttaGCATCTAGATTCATTTTAGACCTTGAactcaaattttattaaaatttgatgaTGTAACCAGTATTCTTGATATATGATTGAATTCGTTGGTTGGATTGATTAGATTGAGAATCAATTGGTATACTAGTCCAAACAAATGAGTTGAATTGATTGAATCAAAAACTGCTCGAAAACAGTAAAAATCTAAACTTGGACAAAAACAAATAGTTGAATAAGTTGAaccaatttattatttatttatttaatcattgTTGGTCTAGTAGTTGAATTGATCAAATAGATTATATCGAGAATTAATGGTTTAACTGGTTCAACCACGAGTCAGATTATTAGAACAATGTATCTGATACTATAAGATTGTACCACGTAATCACTTAAAAGttcatataaattttttaattttcaagtgaTAAGGCGACACAATCTCAGAATGTCACATtattaaacttttatatttttcaagttcATGAGCTAAAATGAATCTAATTATCAAGTTCAGATATCAAAGTAGATATAAAAAATTACGAGCACTAAAATAAACCTAATTACCAAATACAGGGTAAAAATTATATTAAccctttaaaattattatttttcttttaattttaatttacttattgatttattttttgtTCAGTACAATGATTTCATTGATAGTTTGGTAAAGATGTTTGCAACCTTACTTTTCTAGAAGTGTTTTTCAAGTTAAATGAATTTGTAATCCCAGAtagttttaaattcaaatcatTTCTGTGTTGTTTCTCATTTATATTTacaatatattataaatttaatttaaattttacaaataatttatattcattattttaaaatatttat encodes:
- the LOC108475026 gene encoding putative cell wall protein, with the protein product MASKITSFLLAQVFVVSILLAIGRQAVATRNIPRNPENANQAKHPEWLIGHDSSVLIPGLEPKNPYCGRIGGSTDGGSGYIPGGDDTFVPNPGFEVPIPGNGAGSASAGKRQHP
- the LOC108474438 gene encoding probable protein phosphatase 2C 52, which translates into the protein MGCCVSTSSRSTCSSGSRGEAVSPLCFEIGFCGTQRTKRTFSDHVITLQNLPSVPNRIFTNGKSRTSCIFTQQGRKGINQDAMIVWEDFMSEDVTFCGVFDGHGPQGHLVACKVRDALPLKLLSSMHSYHSRQNGSGGACLKGDLKKSDGSPEDRLNCLWKETFMKSYKAMDKELRSHPNLDCFCSGSTAVTIVKQGNNLFMGYIGDSRAVMGSKDSNGSMVAIQLTVDLKPDLPREAERIKKCKGRVFALQDEPEVPRVWLPFDDAPGLAMARAFGDFCLKEYGVISIPEFSHRLLTERDQFIVLASDGVWDVLSNEEVVEIVSLAPTRSSAARILVDSAAREWKLKYPTSKMDDCAVVCLFLDGKMDTESDYEEQGLSSATVQSNHSGNAIETDDGQKSELYLPRNFTVRSSEESDSYGRLAAEFEGNVDAVSTEDQNWSGLEGVTRVNSLVQLPRFSEERPNP